The following proteins come from a genomic window of Candidatus Hydrogenedentota bacterium:
- a CDS encoding homoserine dehydrogenase: MSEERVVKMPIGVGVIGAGVVGGGVIQTLLTHRHVIKTRSGVDLALAHVAELDPARLAELGLTGVTVSNDAARLIQDPNVQIVCELIGGLEPARTFILDALKAGKHVVTANKMLLAHHAPELCKAAIDNRAGLHYEASVAGGIPIIRSIREGLAADRIKAIFGILNGTCNYILSRMTEDGHEFEQALSQATALGFAETPPDLDIAGHDTAHKCQILTSLCFTTEVDYDALYVEGITKITHADVAYAHDMGYAIKLLAIIQDREDGIEARVHPTLVPHWHQLAAVRNEFNAVYVESDVADATLYYGRGAGRFPTASAVLADAIDAARGMGAAPAPPFVYAKRRPVLDIGAVVSRYYLRLTTLDKPGVLGKVCTILGNYGVSIASFIQQEVRGDKPVPVVLMTHETRECDLRKALVEIDQLDFIREPTHVIRVLQE, from the coding sequence ATGAGTGAAGAAAGGGTAGTCAAGATGCCCATAGGCGTGGGAGTGATCGGCGCAGGAGTTGTAGGGGGCGGCGTAATTCAAACCCTGCTGACTCATCGTCACGTTATCAAGACGCGCAGCGGCGTGGACCTCGCCCTGGCTCATGTCGCCGAATTGGACCCGGCACGCCTGGCGGAATTGGGTCTCACCGGGGTAACAGTAAGCAATGATGCCGCCCGACTCATCCAGGACCCGAACGTTCAGATTGTATGCGAACTCATTGGCGGCCTGGAACCGGCCCGAACCTTCATTCTCGATGCCTTGAAAGCCGGCAAACACGTCGTGACAGCCAACAAGATGCTGCTCGCTCATCACGCGCCTGAGTTGTGCAAAGCCGCCATCGACAACCGCGCGGGGCTGCACTATGAAGCGTCGGTTGCCGGCGGGATCCCAATTATCCGCTCGATCCGGGAAGGTCTCGCCGCCGACCGGATCAAGGCCATATTTGGCATTCTGAACGGCACCTGCAACTATATCCTGAGCCGCATGACCGAAGACGGGCACGAGTTCGAGCAAGCTCTCAGCCAGGCTACCGCGCTGGGTTTCGCCGAGACCCCGCCGGACCTCGACATCGCGGGCCACGACACGGCTCACAAGTGCCAGATCCTCACGTCGCTCTGCTTCACGACGGAAGTGGACTACGACGCGCTTTACGTCGAAGGCATCACGAAGATCACCCACGCGGACGTCGCATACGCTCACGATATGGGCTACGCCATCAAACTGTTGGCCATCATTCAAGACCGGGAAGACGGCATCGAGGCGCGAGTTCATCCCACTCTGGTGCCCCATTGGCACCAACTGGCCGCCGTGCGCAACGAATTCAACGCCGTCTACGTCGAGAGCGATGTTGCCGATGCGACACTCTATTACGGCAGAGGGGCCGGCCGGTTCCCCACGGCCAGCGCGGTCCTCGCGGACGCTATCGATGCCGCGCGGGGCATGGGCGCCGCTCCTGCTCCCCCGTTCGTGTATGCGAAAAGGCGGCCCGTGCTTGATATCGGCGCCGTTGTGTCGCGTTACTACCTTCGCTTGACCACGCTCGATAAGCCCGGGGTTCTGGGCAAGGTATGCACCATTCTGGGCAATTACGGCGTGAGCATCGCCTCGTTCATCCAGCAGGAGGTGCGCGGCGACAAGCCCGTGCCCGTCGTGCTTATGACCCATGAAACCCGTGAGTGCGATCTGCGGAAGGCCTTGGTGGAGATCGACCAACTCGACTTCATCCGCGAACCCACTCACGTCATCCGCGTCTTGCAGGAGTAG
- the thrC gene encoding threonine synthase, whose protein sequence is MLIEGVINRYRQYLPVTRHTRVITLNEGSTPLIHALNLSAAIHPRLEIYLKYEGLNPTGSFKDRGMTMAITKALEEGFQAVICASTGNTSASAAAYASRARMRCAVIIPEGKIALGKLSQAMIHGAKVIQIRGNFDDALRLVRTITEHHPIALVNSINPYRIEGQKTGAFEIVDDFDGAAPDFHVLPVGNAGNITAYWKGYKEYHAAGKSQNLPRMLGFQAAGAAPIVLGHPVEQPQTFATAIRIGNPASWKTAEAARDESHGVIDMVTDDEIRAAYKKLASLEGIFAEPASAATIAGVIKYAEKGYFDHFTPFRGEKLRLVCILTGHGLKDPDSAIKAAEEPTTIDAEEDSVLDAMQLETRKPVEV, encoded by the coding sequence ATGCTTATCGAAGGCGTCATCAATCGTTACCGCCAGTATCTTCCCGTGACGCGGCATACCCGCGTCATCACGCTTAACGAAGGGTCGACGCCCTTGATTCACGCATTGAACCTCAGCGCGGCAATACACCCGCGTCTCGAAATATATCTCAAGTACGAAGGGCTCAATCCCACAGGCTCTTTTAAGGACCGTGGAATGACCATGGCCATCACCAAAGCCCTTGAGGAGGGTTTCCAGGCAGTCATTTGCGCTTCGACGGGCAACACTTCCGCGTCGGCTGCGGCTTACGCCAGCCGCGCAAGGATGCGCTGCGCCGTCATTATCCCTGAGGGAAAGATCGCTCTTGGAAAACTTTCGCAGGCCATGATTCACGGCGCCAAAGTGATTCAGATACGCGGCAATTTCGACGATGCCTTGCGCTTGGTGCGCACCATCACCGAACATCATCCCATTGCTCTTGTCAACTCCATCAACCCGTACCGGATCGAGGGCCAGAAGACCGGCGCGTTCGAGATCGTGGACGACTTTGACGGCGCCGCCCCCGATTTCCATGTTTTGCCCGTCGGCAACGCCGGCAATATCACGGCCTATTGGAAAGGCTACAAGGAATATCATGCGGCAGGGAAATCGCAGAATCTTCCCCGCATGCTGGGGTTCCAGGCAGCGGGCGCGGCGCCCATCGTTCTCGGCCACCCCGTCGAGCAACCCCAAACCTTCGCTACCGCTATCCGTATCGGCAATCCCGCGAGCTGGAAAACCGCCGAGGCGGCCCGCGACGAATCACACGGCGTCATCGATATGGTCACAGACGACGAGATCCGCGCCGCGTACAAGAAATTGGCCTCGCTCGAAGGCATCTTCGCCGAACCGGCCAGCGCCGCCACCATCGCCGGCGTTATCAAGTACGCCGAAAAGGGATACTTCGACCATTTCACCCCCTTCCGGGGGGAGAAACTGCGTCTCGTGTGCATTCTTACCGGACACGGGCTAAAAGACCCCGACAGCGCGATCAAGGCGGCCGAAGAACCCACGACCATCGATGCCGAAGAAGATTCCGTGCTCGATGCAATGCAGCTGGAGACTCGAAAACCAGTTGAGGTGTGA
- the lipB gene encoding lipoyl(octanoyl) transferase LipB, whose translation MTRWIETIRFEQPVPYAAMMALQQKRREAVERGAASNTLFLLEHTPVITLGRKSDPANVLLSREELAKKGIELVETDRGGDVTYHGPGQLVAYPVLALTAWKQSYRWYLRSLESVLIALLRGYGLPAERAEGFTGVWVNGAKMAAIGVGVHNWVTFHGIALNVAPDMSHFRLIVPCGIQDKPVCSLAEAMQRPPGMKQVMDDFETAFRDYFETPDETPVPEP comes from the coding sequence ATGACACGTTGGATAGAAACCATCCGTTTTGAGCAGCCGGTGCCATACGCCGCAATGATGGCCCTTCAGCAAAAGCGCCGCGAGGCGGTTGAGAGAGGCGCCGCCTCGAACACGCTGTTTCTGCTCGAACACACCCCCGTGATTACCCTGGGCCGAAAATCAGACCCTGCCAATGTGCTGCTTTCAAGAGAAGAGCTGGCAAAGAAGGGCATCGAACTGGTTGAGACCGACCGTGGCGGCGACGTGACCTACCATGGCCCCGGGCAACTGGTCGCCTATCCCGTTCTGGCCTTGACTGCCTGGAAGCAGTCCTATCGCTGGTACCTGCGCTCGCTCGAGTCCGTGCTCATAGCACTGTTGCGGGGGTACGGCCTCCCGGCGGAGCGCGCCGAAGGTTTCACGGGAGTATGGGTGAACGGCGCGAAAATGGCCGCTATCGGGGTGGGCGTGCATAACTGGGTCACTTTTCACGGGATCGCGCTGAACGTCGCTCCAGATATGAGCCATTTCCGGCTTATCGTGCCCTGTGGCATCCAGGATAAGCCGGTGTGTTCCCTGGCCGAAGCAATGCAACGGCCGCCCGGGATGAAGCAAGTAATGGATGATTTCGAGACGGCGTTTCGGGACTATTTCGAAACGCCCGACGAAACGCCCGTGCCCGAACCCTGA
- a CDS encoding tetratricopeptide repeat protein: protein MSRFGGCMLGGIVALAFCAGASEEASAPAGSGVLWEARTMAAQARQQLQAAVSAGRAGSVDAYRENEAKANKMFEEARRLFEEAGGLSLEDAEALADFAGVLQSLNDSDLAADALRRAARLQPDHAGLWLALGRGLLTPLYRRPQEAEGALKRAIEAGKGTPVEGEARAVLGRLYWDRALTDFAEQEWAGALEVSPDNVIAQIGMAALLARRGEMVAASQRVQQAAQASPEVLAIAAELIGKGLQDFERSGLWFEDTAEAHYAYASLLLRAGRYAESVAPLERTVKLAPENHVAWNMLGSVCAQLGHTERAREAFKRSLEIEPAQERTREALKALSPAESPAGAEQEGGAQGGGEAGAAEPQGSGTGVSSGVSK, encoded by the coding sequence ATGAGTAGATTCGGTGGCTGCATGCTCGGAGGGATCGTGGCACTGGCTTTCTGCGCTGGGGCCTCGGAAGAGGCCAGCGCGCCGGCCGGGTCGGGAGTTCTGTGGGAGGCCCGCACGATGGCGGCGCAGGCCCGGCAGCAGCTTCAGGCTGCCGTAAGCGCGGGGCGCGCAGGCAGCGTGGACGCGTATCGTGAGAATGAGGCGAAGGCCAACAAGATGTTTGAGGAAGCCCGGAGGCTGTTCGAAGAGGCCGGCGGCCTCAGCCTGGAGGACGCCGAAGCGCTGGCGGATTTCGCGGGCGTGCTTCAGTCGCTGAACGATTCGGATTTGGCGGCGGATGCCCTTCGGAGAGCCGCGCGTCTCCAGCCCGATCACGCTGGGCTGTGGCTTGCCTTGGGGCGGGGACTGCTGACGCCGTTGTACCGCAGGCCGCAGGAAGCCGAGGGCGCGCTCAAGCGGGCCATCGAGGCGGGCAAGGGAACGCCCGTCGAGGGGGAAGCGCGTGCCGTTCTGGGGCGTCTTTACTGGGACAGGGCACTGACGGATTTCGCGGAACAAGAGTGGGCAGGCGCGCTTGAGGTATCGCCTGATAATGTAATCGCTCAGATAGGAATGGCTGCCCTACTGGCACGGCGCGGCGAAATGGTTGCGGCCTCGCAGCGGGTTCAGCAGGCTGCTCAAGCCTCCCCCGAGGTCCTTGCGATTGCGGCAGAGTTGATAGGTAAGGGTCTGCAGGATTTTGAGCGCTCGGGGCTGTGGTTTGAAGATACGGCGGAAGCCCACTATGCGTACGCGTCGCTGCTGTTGAGGGCAGGACGATATGCGGAGAGCGTGGCGCCTCTCGAGCGCACCGTCAAACTTGCCCCTGAAAACCATGTGGCATGGAACATGCTGGGTTCGGTATGCGCGCAGCTTGGCCACACCGAACGGGCTCGGGAAGCTTTCAAGCGCTCGCTGGAGATAGAACCGGCGCAAGAGCGCACGCGCGAGGCATTGAAGGCCTTGTCCCCAGCGGAATCGCCGGCCGGCGCTGAACAAGAGGGCGGCGCGCAAGGCGGGGGAGAGGCTGGCGCGGCTGAACCTCAGGGTTCGGGCACGGGCGTTTCGTCGGGCGTTTCGAAATAG